The following DNA comes from Castanea sativa cultivar Marrone di Chiusa Pesio chromosome 10, ASM4071231v1.
GCAGGTTTGGACTAGATGGAGGAATTGATCATTTGAGGCCTGACAAGCAGGTTCTAGTGATGGAATTAGTGAAGCTTAGACAGCAGCAACAGACTACTAGAGCATACCTTCAATTAATGGAACAAAGGCTACAAGGGACAGAAAAGAAGCAACAACAAATGATGTCCTTCTTAGCTAGAGCAATGCAAAACCCAACCTTTCTCCAGCAGCTTGTCCAACAGAAGGGGAAGAGCAAGGAGCTAGAAGAAGCCATGACTAAGAAAAGGAGGAGGCCTATTGATCAAGGACCTAGTGGTGTTAGTGGTGTTGGCCAATCAAGCCGGGGTGGTGAAGGGTCAAACCAAATTAAACTTGAACCTCTTGAATTTGGGGACTATGTTTTTGAAGTATCAGAGTTTGAAGCACTTGCAATGGAAATGCAAGGATTTGGTGGGGCAAGAAAGGTACAAGAGGAACGAAATGAAGAGCTAATGCCACCGGAGAGTGGAGATAAAGAACTTGATGAGGGATTTTGGGAAGAGCTATTCAATGAGACTTTTGAAGAAGAATTACGCATACTAGATGCAGAAGGaggtgaagatgaagatgttAATGTCTTAGCTGATTGCATAGGTTACTTAGGTTCAAGCCCAAAGTAGAGTAGCAGAACCTTTTTGTGCATTGCTATTCATCCTCTTCAGTTGATTGCCATAATGACCTTTTCCTAAGTAGCTTTAGATAGTAGTTGGTTAGTGTCTCATTTGGTGTAGTTTGGGTCTCTACAAACGTCAATTGGCCATAACATTGATCTGCTTTTCTTACTAGTTACAGGGCAGGAGAAGTAGCAAGCAGTGTAGCCATGGAAATTATTGTTGTTTCTAACCTCTATTAATTCCTGTTGTCTTGTTTGTTCTTGTGCATCCCTTCCTCTTATTTTGCTCTATCTTGGTTAGGTTGCAGGCATTGCTTGGACAGATTCTTTGGTTCCTACGATGTTTGTCTCAAGGTTCTTGTCCTTATTTTTCACCTCCTTAAAAACCCATCATTGAGTGGGTGATGcatcaaatttcatttattGTATCTGCATCTTGTAATATATATTCTTGGCCTCAAATTAATGTAGATTGTTCAGTAGCTGTTGAAATTGGAAAAAGGTGTACCTGCAAGCTTCAAGAACCACAACTGAATATTGCTTTTGAATCCAAGTGGCAGTTG
Coding sequences within:
- the LOC142613580 gene encoding heat stress transcription factor A-7a-like isoform X1, encoding MNPLYPIKDKYLGSSSSQPPRPPMMPPPQPMEGLHDTGPPPFLTKTFDMVDDPTTNHIVSWNRGGTSFVVWEPHSFSTNLLPKHFKHNNFSSFVRQLNTYGFRKIDPDRWEFANEGFVRGQRHLLRNIKRRKAPPQPFPPQQALGPCVELGRFGLDGGIDHLRPDKQVLVMELVKLRQQQQTTRAYLQLMEQRLQGTEKKQQQMMSFLARAMQNPTFLQQLVQQKGKSKELEEAMTKKRRRPIDQGPSGVSGVGQSSRGGEGSNQIKLEPLEFGDYVFEVSEFEALAMEMQGFGGARKVQEERNEELMPPESGDKELDEGFWEELFNETFEEELRILDAEGGEDEDVNVLADCIGYLGSSPK
- the LOC142613580 gene encoding heat stress transcription factor A-7a-like isoform X2, with the protein product MNPLYPIKEEYLGSSSSQPPRPPMMPPPQPMEGLHDTGPPPFLTKTYDMVDDPTTNHIVSWNRGGASFVVWDPHSFSTNPLPKHFKHNNFSSFVRQLNTYGFRKIDPDRWEFANEGFVRGQRHLLRNIKRRKAPPQPFPPQQALGPCVELGRFGLDGGIDHLRPDKQVLVMELVKLRQQQQTTRAYLQLMEQRLQGTEKKQQQMMSFLARAMQNPTFLQQLVQQKGKSKELEEAMTKKRRRPIDQGPSGVSGVGQSSRGGEGSNQIKLEPLEFGDYVFEVSEFEALAMEMQGFGGARKVQEERNEELMPPESGDKELDEGFWEELFNETFEEELRILDAEGGEDEDVNVLADCIGYLGSSPK